Proteins co-encoded in one Calditrichota bacterium genomic window:
- a CDS encoding response regulator transcription factor, producing MQARTILLIEDEVELACFIKEQLEAEGYAVTHSSDGMQGLQLARTMAPDLILLDVNLPRLDGFKIARLLKFDEQFKSIPIILWTWREADEDRSLGHYAGADEYIPKPFSLQKLLDSIKRLLGSNSGKP from the coding sequence ATGCAAGCACGCACCATACTACTCATTGAAGATGAGGTCGAACTCGCCTGCTTCATTAAAGAGCAACTTGAAGCGGAGGGCTATGCCGTAACCCACTCCAGCGACGGCATGCAAGGCTTGCAGTTGGCTCGCACAATGGCGCCGGATCTAATTCTGCTTGATGTCAATCTGCCGCGTCTCGACGGCTTCAAGATCGCGCGCTTGCTCAAGTTCGACGAGCAGTTCAAATCTATCCCGATCATCCTCTGGACCTGGCGCGAAGCGGATGAAGACCGGAGCCTGGGGCATTATGCGGGGGCTGACGAGTATATCCCCAAACCGTTCAGTTTGCAGAAGTTGTTGGATAGTATAAAGCGTCTCTTGGGGAGCAATTCCGGGAAGCCTTGA